A portion of the Girardinichthys multiradiatus isolate DD_20200921_A chromosome 23, DD_fGirMul_XY1, whole genome shotgun sequence genome contains these proteins:
- the cryba1l1 gene encoding crystallin, beta A1, like 1, which translates to MYRTTRSPMMQPLVNTGMGMAPFFKVTVFEQEHFQGKCLEFTSECCNIQECGLDNIRSIRVESGAWVGFEHHDFQGQQFILERGEYPHWDAYSGNISYHVERLMSFRPIYCASHQSSRMIIFERENFMGRSVEICDDYPSLQGMGWMMPEVGSMHVQCGAFVCYQFPGYRGQQYIMECERHSGDYQHWRNWGSHCQTPQIQSIRRIQH; encoded by the exons ATGTACAGAACTACAAGGTCCCCAATGATGCAGCCTTTGGTCAACACAGGGATGGGCATGGCTCCTTTCTTCAAG GTGACTGTGTTCGAGCAGGAGCATTTCCAAGGAAAGTGCCTGGAGTTCACCTCTGAATGCTGTAATATCCAGGAGTGCGGACTGGACAACATCCGCTCCATCAGGGTGGAGAGCGGAGC CTGGGTGGGTTTCGAGCACCACGACTTCCAGGGCCAGCAGTTCATCCTGGAGAGGGGAGAGTACCCCCACTGGGATGCTTACAGTGGCAACATCTCCTACCACGTGGAGCGTCTCATGTCTTTCCGCCCCATCTACTGCGCC TCCCACCAGAGCAGCCGTATGATCATTTTCGAGAGGGAGAACTTCATGGGCCGCAGCGTGGAGATCTGCGACGACTACCCCTCTCTGCAGGGCATGGGCTGGATGATGCCTGAGGTTGGCTCCATGCACGTGCAGTGTGGCGC CTTCGTGTGTTACCAGTTCCCTGGCTACAGGGGCCAGCAATACATCATGGAGTGTGAGAGACACAGTGGAGACTACCAGCACTGGAGGAACTGGGGCTCTCACTGCCAGACCCCTCAGATCCAGTCCATCAGACGCATCCAGCACTGA
- the crybb1l1 gene encoding beta-crystallin B1 produces the protein MSTGDKAKTSSQTDGKAAQSKKSEMGMMSYKMYVFDQENFQGRMIEIVNECMNLCEMGMDRVRSLRVECGPFVGFEQMNFCGEMYILEKGEYPRWDSWSNCQRNDYLLSFRPVRMDPEKHKICLYEVGEFKGRKMEIMDDDVPSLFSYGFTDRVGSIMVSCGTWVGYQFPGYRGSQFLLEKGDYRHFNEYGARHPQFQSVRRIRDMQWHPHGCYTMTSK, from the exons ATGTCCACTGGAGATAAGGCCAAGACTTCTTCCCAGACTGACGGCAAGGCTGCTCAGAGCAAGAAGTCTGAGATGGGAATGATGTCCTACAAG ATGTACGTGTTTGACCAGGAGAACTTCCAGGGTCGCATGATCGAGATCGTCAATGAGTGCATGAACCTTTGTGAGATGGGCATGGACCGCGTGCGTTCCCTGCGCGTTGAGTGTGGACC TTTTGTTGGATTTGAGCAGATGAACTTCTGTGGTGAGATGTACATCCTGGAGAAGGGTGAGTATCCCCGCTGGGACTCCTGGAGCAACTGCCAGAGGAATGACTATCTGCTGTCCTTCAGGCCTGTcagaatg GACCCTGAGAAGCACAAGATCTGCCTGTATGAGGTGGGGGAGTTCAAGGGCCGCAAGATGGAGATCATGGATGATGATGTTCCCAGCCTGTTCTCCTATGGCTTCACAGACAGAGTGGGCAGCATCATGGTCAGCTGTGGAAC ATGGGTGGGATACCAGTTCCCTGGATACCGCGGCAGCCAGTTCCTGCTGGAGAAGGGCGACTACAGGCACTTCAACGAGTATGGTGCCCGCCACCCCCAGTTCCAGTCCGTGAGGCGTATCCGTGACATGCAGTGGCACCCACACGGCTGCTACACCATGACCAGCAAGTGA